A single region of the Anguilla anguilla isolate fAngAng1 chromosome 17, fAngAng1.pri, whole genome shotgun sequence genome encodes:
- the LOC118216097 gene encoding serine/threonine-protein kinase 19-like, whose protein sequence is MNRKRALISSTFTVKRRKIGTENNFGAQENGELSTNREGPLDVKASLQHLMTLFPRKLFNDTLPPIVMKHQLYSIHDDKTQVDRQLNELRERGELLMFQLGFDSETFGLIFTSDYRAKVLAGEAGRGTLDTVEKFLDNVLSCCSELSFNKDIMLKKFLFTDTEITQLVKSGVLTVRDAGSWWLSIPNSGRFTKYFIRGRKAVLAMIKKSKYGEVLRSDLESRRTTAQVKFDMKYHIHDIIGADLVECIPTTSGTLLRFTET, encoded by the exons ATGAATAGAAAAAGAGCGCTGATCTCCAGCACATTCACGGTGAAAAGACGAAAGATTGGCACAGAAAACAATTTTGGAGCACAAGAAAATGGAGAACTCTCTACAAACAGAG AGGGACCTCTAGATGTCAAGGCGTCCCTGCAGCACCTCATGACTCTCTTTCCCCGCAAACTATTCAACGACACACTGCCACCAATTGTCATGAAGCATCAACTGTATAGTATACACGATGACAAGACTCAAGTTGACCGGCAGCTG AACGAGTTGAGGGAACGCGGAGAGTTGCTGATGTTCCAGCTCGGCTTCGATTCTGAAACATTCGGCCTCATTTTCACATCGGACTACAGGGCTAAAGTACTGGCCGGAGAAGCCGGAAGAGGGACGCTAGATACCGTGGAGAAGTTTTTGGACAACGTGTTGTCTTGTTGTTCAGAGCTCAGCTTCAACAAAGACATCATGCTCAAGAAGTTTCTCTTCACGGACACGGAGATAAC ACAGCTCGTGAAGTCGGGGGTGCTGACCGTGAGAGATGCAGGCAGCTGGTGGCTTTCTATTCCCAATTCTGGAAggttcacaaaatattttattcggG GGCGCAAAGCGGTGCTGGCCATGATCAAAAAGTCAAAATACGGTGAAGTGTTACGGTCAGACCTGGAGAGCAGGCGGACTACAGCCCAAGTCAAATTTGACATGAAATACCACATACATGACATCATTGGCGCCGACCTAGTGGAATG caTACCAACAACATCGGGAACTTTACTGCGCTTCACGGAGACATGA